In the genome of Pieris napi chromosome 16, ilPieNapi1.2, whole genome shotgun sequence, one region contains:
- the LOC125057394 gene encoding meteorin-like protein: MDTQTVFWTLVLVLTKFAEAGSIGDQCDWSGSGLSVTAERGVTPVYLRCREGTVSWLYPRGALRLLFRPPLPADEKDFRVCIRVIRRPDPPDLFHSLQFNDTDVAERFPARIFVEGAKRLIPLYAPDDGDPRELRCFRSRRGRAALYVEAEPEEGTKRRVAMFKYEARSLVRRHYDPATAECRPCSESELELAFCTSDLVSKGIIVGSEQREDLDTTQLTLRLTNLIRATAAATDPSEEENQYFRYEIDNTIGTGRRRHPRSLHAHVHVASRCEAGAGSGEFLIMARRALGRYHLVCAPRAHEWKELAKRRNAEGTAHCLLQH, translated from the exons atggatacgcAAACGGTATTTTGGACTCTTGTTTTGGTTCTTACGAAATTTGCGGAGGCGGGAAGTATTGGTGACCAGTGTGATTGGAGTGGAAG CGGGTTGAGCGTTACTGCTGAGAGGGGCGTGACTCCTGTCTACCTGAGGTGTCGAGAAGGCACAGTATCTTGGCTTTACCCTCGAGGAGCTCTGCGGTTACTCTTCCGCCCTCCTCTACCAGCTGATGAAAAGGACTTCAGGGTCTGCATCAGAGTCATTAGGCGACCGGACCCTCCCGACTTATTTCATTCATTGCAGTTTAATGATACCG ACGTTGCAGAGCGGTTTCCGGCCCGCATTTTCGTGGAAGGTGCGAAGCGGCTTATACCTCTTTACGCACCTGATGACGGCGACCCTCGCGAACTTCGATGCTTCCGAAGCAGGCGAGGTCGCGCTGCTTTGTACGTTGAAGCAGAACCTGAAGAGGGAACTAAGAGGAGAGTGGCCATGTTCAAGTATGAAGCCAGGTCTTTAGTGAGAAGACACTATGACCCTGCAACGGCTGAATGCAGACCTTGCTCGGAGTCAGAATTGGAGCTGGCATTCTGCACTAGTGATCTCG TATCGAAAGGTATAATAGTGGGTAGTGAACAGCGTGAAGATTTGGATACGACACAACTGACCCTGCGATTGACCAACTTGATTCGTGCTACGGCTGCCGCAACTGATCCTAGCGAAGAGGAGAATCAGTACTTTAG ATATGAAATCGACAATACAATAGGCACCGGTCGTAGGCGACACCCCCGAAGCCTTCACGCACACGTTCACGTTGCTTCACGTTGCGAAGCCGGCGCCGGTTCGGGAGAATTCCTTATAATGGCTAGAAGAGCTCTCGGGAGATATCATTTGGTCTGCGCGCCGAGAGCACACGAATGGAAAGAATTGGCAAAGAGACGTAATGCAGAAGGTACCGCGCATTGTTTGTTGCAGCATTAG
- the LOC125057366 gene encoding transmembrane protein 70 homolog, mitochondrial, with protein sequence MLRVFSKSIILQNQCRLSQKVIRELDVIKCVTVQNCFSRHFASKVQEDAKLERIYYGTLTPQIRAVKVFSLCSSIAGLIAQPIIIKEASTIGSTSLLVALCSVVGFFTFVTPILLHIITKKYVTEIHYDSEKSLYKATTYSFFLVPKKVDFTPDDVVVPDIPGMFTTMFAKGKPLFIEARHFNDPLDYAKIMGYDKPLDFKLGEIDDSETKK encoded by the exons atgttgcGTGTGTTTTCAAaaagcattattttacaaaatcaatGTCGCTTATCTCAAAAAGTAATACGAGAATTGGATGTTATAAAATGTGTAACAGTTCAAAATTGTTTTTCAAGACACTTTGCTAGTAAAGTGCAGGAAGATGCAAAACTTGAACGGATCTATTACGGTACCTTGACGCCACAAATTCGAGCTGTAAAGGTTTTTTCATTGTGTTCAAGTATAGCTGGTCTAATTGCTCAGCCCATTATAATCAAGGAGGCTTCAACAATCGGAAGCACTTCGTTATTAGTAGCTTTATGTTCAGTTGTAGGTTTCTTCACATTTGTAACTCCAATATTACTCCACATCATTACAAAGAAGTATGTGACGGAAATCCATTATGACTCCGAAAAATCTTTATACAAAGCTACAACATACAGTTTTTTTCTAGTACCAAAAAAG gTGGATTTCACACCAGATGATGTAGTAGTACCTGACATCCCTGGAATGTTTACAACAATGTTTGCTAAAGGCAAgcctttatttattgaagccCGGCATTTCAATGACCCTCTAGATTACGCTAAGATCATGGGCTATGACAAACCTTTAGACTTTAAACTAGGAGAAATAGATGACAGTGAAACTAAAAAGTAG